A genomic stretch from Edaphobacter aggregans includes:
- a CDS encoding AraC family transcriptional regulator, translated as MLGLRSTQTLFRLPNPCTYEPSLLVIPQGRKRVDLGKESYVFGETTFLLTSIELPIVSHVCSASVERPYLAFFFKLDMGMVAMFFTPTRCRFPRRQLEHAGWCWVRQR; from the coding sequence TTGCTGGGCTTACGCTCTACCCAAACACTGTTCCGACTGCCAAATCCTTGTACGTATGAGCCGAGTCTGCTTGTCATTCCACAAGGCCGCAAGCGCGTTGACCTAGGCAAGGAAAGCTATGTTTTCGGGGAAACCACGTTTCTACTGACATCGATCGAACTTCCGATCGTTAGCCATGTCTGCTCAGCCAGTGTCGAGAGGCCTTACCTCGCGTTCTTCTTCAAACTCGATATGGGGATGGTCGCGATGTTCTTCACTCCGACGAGGTGTCGATTCCCGCGCCGCCAGCTGGAACACGCGGGATGGTGCTGGGTGAGGCAACGGTAG
- a CDS encoding AraC family transcriptional regulator — MSIPAPPAGTRGMVLGEATVELLAPCCRMVQLLDAPQDVPFFGKLLQREIIYRLLQGTQGDRLRSVATLADQNHRTAKAVNWLRENYEKTVNVDDLASMTGMSRSTLHHHFRSLTAMSPLQFQKQLRLHAARQKMLTWELDAASAAFEVGYESPSQFNREYKRFFGQPPMRDIHALRASG, encoded by the coding sequence GTGTCGATTCCCGCGCCGCCAGCTGGAACACGCGGGATGGTGCTGGGTGAGGCAACGGTAGAACTCCTTGCGCCGTGCTGCCGCATGGTTCAGCTTCTCGATGCGCCTCAGGATGTCCCGTTCTTTGGCAAGCTCCTCCAGCGAGAGATCATCTACCGACTCCTTCAGGGGACACAAGGAGATCGCCTGCGTTCCGTTGCTACACTGGCTGACCAAAACCATCGAACAGCAAAGGCGGTCAATTGGCTGCGTGAGAACTACGAGAAGACAGTGAACGTGGATGATCTTGCGTCGATGACCGGGATGAGTAGATCGACCCTCCACCATCACTTCCGCAGCCTCACAGCCATGAGTCCGCTCCAGTTTCAAAAACAGCTTCGGCTTCACGCTGCGCGTCAGAAGATGCTCACGTGGGAACTGGATGCCGCGAGTGCAGCCTTTGAGGTTGGGTATGAGAGTCCGAGTCAGTTCAATCGGGAGTACAAACGATTCTTCGGCCAACCGCCGATGCGCGATATTCACGCACTTCGGGCCTCCGGATAA
- a CDS encoding group II truncated hemoglobin, which produces MGGAEPLRQLIDRFYQKVPADPILAPVFAHMSPEHFQHVAQFIGEVLGGPSDYSTHHGGHAEMIRHHLNRHITDQQRQRWMNCYSKQPTKCGSPLIPSFVQPSLPISSGVLVLPLSIPASLPRLLLSTLLCLLGVGVSPAALTSPQRTRNNVTPELFFGACETVYANRRRRRPQR; this is translated from the coding sequence TTGGGGGGCGCAGAACCGCTCAGACAACTGATTGACCGCTTTTATCAGAAAGTTCCCGCCGACCCGATCCTTGCTCCGGTCTTCGCTCACATGTCACCCGAACATTTTCAACACGTGGCGCAGTTTATTGGCGAGGTATTGGGCGGCCCTTCCGACTACTCCACTCATCACGGCGGACATGCTGAGATGATTCGTCATCACCTAAACCGACACATTACCGATCAGCAGCGCCAGCGTTGGATGAACTGTTACTCGAAACAGCCGACGAAATGCGGCTCCCCTCTGATCCCGAGTTTCGTTCAGCCCTCGTTGCCTATCTCGAGTGGGGTTCTCGTCTTGCCGTTATCAATTCCGGCCTCCCTGCCGAGACTCCTGTTATCGACTCTCCTATGCCTGCTTGGAGTTGGGGTGTCCCCGGCGGCCCTTACCAGCCCACAGCGGACGAGGAATAATGTGACCCCAGAGTTATTTTTTGGGGCTTGCGAAACCGTCTACGCTAATAGGCGTCGGAGGCGCCCTCAAAGGTGA
- a CDS encoding (2Fe-2S)-binding protein, producing MADIPKTKFSRRGFLKGASVSAATTVIESASALARETKDSLYHDRSVGPDPLAVKLFINGHEHSVMIEPRYTLAETLRDNLGLTGTKVVCDRGSCSACTIWIDKTPALACMTLAIDAVGRQITTIEGLSHGDTMHPVQAAFVKHDAMQCGFCTPGMVMSCAALLERNPNPHLDDVKHAVSGNLCRCGTYPKVFAATLDVAEQRRQTAGLVSLVVGREA from the coding sequence ATGGCAGACATTCCCAAGACTAAGTTCTCTCGTCGTGGATTTCTGAAGGGTGCTAGCGTGTCGGCCGCAACGACCGTCATCGAGTCCGCAAGCGCACTGGCTCGCGAGACGAAAGACTCCTTGTACCACGACCGATCAGTCGGTCCCGACCCACTCGCCGTCAAACTGTTCATTAATGGGCATGAGCATTCTGTAATGATCGAGCCTCGCTACACGCTCGCCGAGACACTGCGCGACAACCTGGGTTTGACCGGCACCAAAGTCGTCTGCGACCGCGGGTCGTGTTCGGCTTGTACGATCTGGATCGACAAGACACCGGCGCTTGCATGCATGACACTGGCGATCGACGCAGTTGGCCGCCAAATTACGACGATCGAGGGGCTGTCACACGGCGATACCATGCACCCGGTACAGGCTGCTTTCGTGAAGCATGATGCAATGCAGTGCGGGTTCTGCACTCCGGGGATGGTGATGAGTTGCGCGGCGCTCTTGGAGCGCAATCCGAACCCCCATCTGGACGACGTGAAACACGCGGTCAGCGGAAATCTCTGTCGTTGCGGAACGTATCCGAAGGTGTTTGCGGCAACACTAGATGTTGCAGAGCAACGCAGGCAAACGGCTGGCCTGGTTTCTCTCGTAGTGGGAAGGGAGGCATAA
- a CDS encoding xanthine dehydrogenase family protein molybdopterin-binding subunit, whose product MALDSLVPAEESEQASPATAKPDIPKRTESFVFGIPQNGLQQKEREVPLDEPPPLPSNAELAYIGKPTERYDGPAKVMGKGKYTADVNLPGMLYARLVDATIPHGRIVSIDTSAAEKLQGVRGVHVIEHVYGIAELRDSKQEAPSRYPVVRYAGQPIAGIAATSHQIADDAAKLVKVQYDEMPFVVDRSDARAEDAPMVFPGPADAAGSAGGGGGPKGVPQKGNVHGPQRKNVGDVEKGFAEADVIVEGEYFTQVQTHSALETHGFVVDWKPEEVTVYASTQGTSSVRDEFAEVFKLPKSKVRVITEYMGGGFGAKFGAGNEGVIAATLSQKAHAPVKLMLDRRQEHIVSNRPDSHQTLKIGAKRDGTLTAIHLTSYGTAGVGTGAGTAGPATNMYKCPNLLTDEYDVFVNAGPGAAFRAPGHPQGCFAFEQAIDELAVKLNMDPLTFREKIDESPARKAERQVILERTNWRNRRAAGSDSGPIKRGMGLAQSVWYRLVSMDSSCEVRVSRDGSVELMSAVQDLGTGTKTMLAIIVAEEFGIPPSSVVIRIGDTRFPIGPDSGGSVTAGSITPAARNAAYQAKQKLFAAIAPQFGTTADNLTVQNGSIAFKNDASRSYTLKQVTAKLPTAEISARATRAAEYSKERITYGGVDYVELAVDTETGRVHIEKVFGAHDCGRPINPLGVISQINGGILQGISYALFEQRIMDRNAGHMLNANLENYKILGAREVPQIDIVLVENYIAQSSTDAAGIGESAGIITLAAAIGNAFYNATGVRMRKIPMTPANVLSALGKVQEVQA is encoded by the coding sequence ATGGCACTCGATTCGCTCGTACCTGCGGAAGAAAGTGAGCAGGCTTCCCCTGCCACGGCGAAGCCGGATATTCCGAAACGCACAGAAAGCTTTGTATTTGGCATTCCACAAAACGGGCTCCAGCAGAAAGAGCGGGAGGTGCCGCTGGACGAGCCGCCACCTCTGCCTTCAAATGCTGAGCTGGCCTACATCGGCAAGCCAACAGAACGTTACGACGGACCTGCGAAGGTCATGGGCAAGGGCAAGTATACGGCTGATGTCAATCTGCCCGGTATGCTCTATGCTCGGCTGGTCGATGCGACGATCCCCCATGGCCGCATCGTTTCGATCGACACAAGCGCCGCGGAAAAACTGCAGGGGGTGCGTGGCGTCCATGTGATCGAGCACGTCTATGGCATCGCTGAACTCCGAGATTCGAAGCAGGAGGCTCCATCGCGGTATCCCGTTGTCCGCTATGCCGGACAACCGATAGCTGGAATCGCTGCTACCTCGCACCAGATCGCAGACGATGCGGCCAAGTTGGTGAAGGTGCAGTACGACGAGATGCCATTTGTCGTCGATCGCTCTGACGCGCGAGCTGAGGATGCTCCGATGGTCTTTCCTGGACCTGCTGATGCCGCCGGTAGTGCAGGTGGAGGCGGCGGACCGAAGGGCGTTCCTCAAAAGGGCAATGTTCACGGGCCACAGCGAAAAAATGTCGGCGACGTCGAAAAGGGTTTCGCCGAGGCGGACGTGATTGTAGAGGGTGAATATTTCACCCAGGTCCAGACACATTCTGCGCTGGAAACTCATGGCTTTGTCGTTGATTGGAAACCAGAAGAGGTCACTGTCTACGCCTCGACTCAGGGCACATCGAGTGTTCGCGACGAGTTCGCCGAGGTCTTTAAGCTACCCAAGAGCAAAGTACGCGTGATCACCGAGTACATGGGCGGCGGCTTCGGCGCGAAATTCGGCGCAGGCAACGAAGGCGTTATCGCGGCGACCCTCTCGCAGAAGGCACATGCGCCCGTCAAGCTGATGCTCGACCGCCGCCAGGAGCACATCGTCTCCAATCGGCCGGACTCGCATCAGACTCTGAAAATCGGCGCAAAGCGGGACGGCACCCTGACCGCGATCCATCTCACCAGCTACGGCACAGCAGGCGTAGGTACTGGAGCTGGCACGGCTGGTCCCGCAACCAATATGTATAAGTGCCCCAACCTGCTCACCGATGAGTATGACGTCTTTGTGAACGCTGGTCCCGGCGCGGCATTCCGCGCACCAGGACACCCGCAGGGATGCTTTGCGTTCGAGCAGGCCATCGACGAACTCGCCGTCAAGCTCAACATGGACCCACTCACCTTCCGTGAAAAGATCGATGAGAGCCCGGCTCGAAAGGCCGAGAGGCAAGTGATTCTCGAGCGTACGAACTGGCGCAATCGCAGGGCCGCCGGCTCTGACAGCGGCCCGATCAAACGCGGCATGGGGCTTGCGCAGTCGGTCTGGTACCGCTTAGTCAGCATGGATTCATCGTGCGAGGTCCGTGTCTCGCGCGACGGGTCGGTCGAGCTAATGTCTGCGGTGCAGGACCTCGGAACAGGAACCAAGACCATGCTTGCGATTATCGTTGCTGAGGAATTTGGCATTCCTCCCTCGAGCGTGGTTATCCGCATCGGCGACACACGTTTCCCCATCGGGCCGGATTCCGGTGGCAGTGTTACCGCAGGCTCGATCACACCTGCAGCCCGCAATGCGGCCTATCAGGCGAAGCAGAAGCTCTTCGCCGCAATTGCCCCCCAGTTCGGTACTACCGCGGACAACCTTACAGTCCAAAACGGAAGCATTGCATTCAAAAATGATGCATCGCGCTCCTACACGCTCAAGCAGGTAACGGCAAAGCTGCCGACAGCTGAAATCTCCGCCCGAGCGACGCGCGCGGCCGAATACTCGAAAGAGCGCATCACCTACGGCGGAGTCGATTATGTCGAGCTTGCCGTCGACACTGAGACCGGACGCGTGCATATCGAGAAGGTCTTCGGCGCACATGATTGCGGCCGTCCCATCAACCCGTTGGGTGTCATCAGCCAGATCAACGGTGGCATCCTGCAAGGCATCTCCTACGCGCTTTTCGAGCAACGAATTATGGATCGCAACGCCGGTCACATGCTGAACGCGAATCTCGAAAACTACAAGATCCTCGGTGCCCGTGAGGTTCCTCAGATCGACATCGTTCTTGTCGAAAATTACATCGCGCAAAGCTCAACAGACGCTGCTGGCATTGGCGAATCAGCGGGCATCATCACCCTGGCCGCTGCGATCGGTAACGCGTTCTACAACGCCACGGGCGTTCGTATGCGAAAAATCCCTATGACTCCGGCAAACGTACTTAGCGCGCTTGGAAAAGTGCAGGAGGTGCAGGCATGA
- a CDS encoding FAD binding domain-containing protein, producing MNKFAFVDCTTVDEALGQLGDGATVKAGGIDLLDLMKDEIVSPSKLVNIRNVESLRGITSGKDGLHLGPLSTLSEIANHPEIQKSYTALADAAGHAATPQVRNMATLGGNIMQRPRCWYFRSNDFNCKKKSGSSDDCHAHAGENQYHAIMNNGTCAMVHPSSAAVPLIAMNAQVELTSKRGKRTVATSDFYVPPEKDLLNETVVQPGELITGIFVPAPELGTRSAYQKYGEKESFDWPLADAGVVLVMDGARCRKASIVLGVAAPTPIRSTSAEAILTGKTIDESTARAAASAAMQGATPLSQNGFKMQLFQTAIYRTVLLAAGQMPRDPSSIG from the coding sequence ATGAACAAGTTCGCATTTGTCGATTGCACTACAGTAGACGAAGCTCTCGGCCAACTCGGCGATGGTGCTACCGTCAAGGCAGGTGGCATCGATCTGCTAGACCTGATGAAGGACGAGATAGTATCGCCGTCGAAGCTTGTCAATATTCGCAACGTCGAGAGCCTTCGCGGGATCACCTCCGGCAAAGATGGCCTGCACCTTGGACCACTGTCTACTTTGAGCGAGATTGCGAACCATCCTGAGATTCAGAAAAGCTATACAGCACTGGCAGATGCTGCCGGTCACGCGGCCACACCGCAGGTGCGCAATATGGCGACGCTTGGCGGTAACATTATGCAGCGCCCACGCTGCTGGTACTTTCGCTCCAACGACTTCAACTGCAAAAAGAAGAGCGGTTCGAGCGACGACTGTCATGCGCACGCCGGCGAGAACCAATATCACGCCATTATGAACAATGGCACCTGCGCGATGGTACATCCCTCCTCGGCGGCTGTACCGCTGATCGCAATGAATGCTCAGGTGGAACTCACGTCGAAGCGAGGAAAGCGCACGGTAGCCACGAGCGATTTTTACGTGCCACCCGAGAAAGACCTCCTCAACGAGACCGTAGTACAACCTGGCGAACTGATTACTGGCATCTTCGTACCGGCGCCGGAACTCGGTACCCGCTCTGCCTATCAGAAATATGGAGAAAAGGAGAGCTTCGATTGGCCACTCGCCGATGCCGGAGTCGTATTAGTCATGGACGGAGCCCGTTGCCGAAAGGCATCGATCGTGCTCGGTGTCGCCGCTCCGACACCCATCCGTTCCACCTCAGCAGAGGCCATCCTGACCGGAAAAACAATTGATGAGTCCACCGCCCGCGCGGCTGCAAGCGCAGCCATGCAAGGTGCGACGCCGCTATCGCAGAACGGATTCAAGATGCAACTCTTCCAGACCGCCATCTACCGCACCGTCTTGCTAGCAGCCGGGCAGATGCCGCGCGACCCAAGCTCCATTGGTTAA